From the genome of Polyangiaceae bacterium, one region includes:
- a CDS encoding SIR2 family protein, whose protein sequence is MNLAELKKRIQEHFRTGLVTLVGSGLSAASGLPTMSRLEAYLREKMPARISHAELDEWNRITAVLETGQGLEVALHAVLTSENVGNAIVDLTAGLIAEEEARVIRSALSKRVILPFSKLLPHITPSTSNEVHVITSNYDRLIEVAAETIGYGVDTMFVGNYFAALDEKTSRDSFLSEIRPHRTAYRKIYRKRVRLFKPHGSLDWYEQDGEPVRSPVPLDCRRLMITPGAQKYKRGYESIFERHRAAANGILEEADRFLIVGYGFNDEHLEKTLRRELHRGKPCMLMTLYLSPSAKAVIESNPSVFALVQAKDAHGNAGTEFVSSSGQMFFPGLSLWSIDSLVEEVF, encoded by the coding sequence GTGAACCTCGCCGAGCTCAAAAAGCGCATCCAAGAGCACTTTCGCACGGGACTCGTGACCCTCGTCGGATCGGGCCTGTCGGCAGCATCGGGACTTCCGACCATGTCGAGGCTCGAAGCCTACTTGCGCGAAAAAATGCCAGCGCGCATCTCCCATGCCGAGCTCGACGAATGGAACCGCATTACCGCGGTGTTAGAAACCGGCCAGGGTCTCGAGGTTGCCCTGCACGCGGTGCTCACGTCCGAAAATGTGGGTAATGCCATCGTCGACCTGACCGCAGGGCTCATCGCCGAAGAAGAAGCGCGCGTGATTCGATCGGCCTTGTCCAAACGCGTCATTCTTCCATTCTCGAAGCTATTGCCACACATCACGCCGTCGACGAGCAATGAAGTCCACGTCATTACCTCGAATTATGACCGCCTCATCGAAGTCGCCGCCGAAACCATCGGTTATGGCGTCGACACCATGTTCGTCGGAAATTACTTCGCAGCGCTCGATGAAAAAACGAGCCGCGATTCGTTTTTGAGCGAAATTCGCCCGCACCGAACTGCGTATCGGAAAATATATCGCAAACGAGTGCGTTTGTTCAAGCCCCATGGCAGCCTGGATTGGTACGAACAAGACGGCGAACCCGTGCGGTCCCCCGTACCGCTCGATTGCCGAAGGCTCATGATTACTCCCGGCGCGCAGAAGTACAAGCGCGGATACGAAAGCATTTTCGAAAGGCATCGCGCCGCAGCCAACGGCATTCTCGAAGAGGCCGATCGATTTTTGATCGTCGGTTATGGCTTCAACGACGAACACCTCGAAAAAACATTGCGTCGTGAGCTCCACCGAGGCAAACCCTGCATGCTCATGACGCTGTATTTGTCGCCGAGCGCCAAGGCTGTCATCGAATCGAATCCGAGCGTCTTCGCGCTCGTGCAAGCAAAAGATGCTCACGGCAATGCGGGAACGGAGTTCGTCTCGAGCTCCGGGCAAATGTTTTTTCCAGGCCTTTCCCTTTGGTCGATCGATTCTTTGGTAGAAGAGGTTTTTTGA
- a CDS encoding DUF4351 domain-containing protein yields MDPKRGGSDGGMILAPGAGGHASSFAFPSADRKPTFPPVDEHLVKPEVSREEIIRGRKIITMGANPEHAEAHARVDFVIGPHVRPGAVAASDLLTRVNQGSNFATDVCVRNAGTDPRTGTRYLEELSFEVVNEQSMRDAKEKAEDLTGRGVRRVFAIFVKKNCIGEWSQARREFVMLPNDGMIEDPMFIRPIAVQALLDAAVAESQVVLALWKKGNPELKRIHQRGIDEGHKKGLDEGHKKGLDEGQKKGLDEGQKRLLLTLLQKRFGNLPVAVEARVNTADSAQIDAWAEKLLSASSLDEVFPRELG; encoded by the coding sequence ATGGATCCCAAACGTGGCGGTAGCGATGGTGGGATGATACTTGCCCCGGGTGCTGGGGGGCACGCGTCGTCATTTGCTTTCCCAAGCGCCGATCGCAAACCGACGTTTCCACCGGTCGACGAACATCTCGTAAAGCCCGAGGTGTCACGCGAAGAGATCATTCGAGGTCGCAAGATCATCACGATGGGGGCCAACCCGGAACATGCGGAAGCGCACGCACGGGTGGACTTCGTCATCGGCCCGCACGTGCGGCCCGGCGCGGTAGCCGCATCCGATTTGCTCACGCGCGTGAACCAAGGCTCGAACTTTGCCACCGACGTTTGCGTTCGCAACGCAGGCACGGACCCTCGAACGGGCACCCGCTACCTGGAAGAGCTTTCTTTCGAGGTCGTCAACGAACAATCGATGCGCGACGCGAAGGAGAAAGCCGAGGACTTGACTGGGCGCGGAGTTCGTCGCGTGTTCGCGATTTTCGTCAAGAAAAACTGCATTGGCGAATGGTCACAAGCTCGACGCGAGTTCGTGATGCTACCCAATGACGGAATGATCGAAGACCCCATGTTCATTCGACCGATTGCGGTGCAAGCGCTGCTCGACGCTGCGGTCGCGGAAAGCCAAGTCGTCCTCGCCTTGTGGAAAAAAGGCAACCCCGAGCTCAAACGGATTCATCAGCGAGGCATCGATGAGGGGCACAAGAAGGGGCTCGATGAGGGGCACAAGAAGGGGCTCGATGAGGGGCAAAAGAAGGGGCTCGATGAGGGGCAAAAACGTTTGCTACTGACGCTCTTGCAGAAGCGGTTCGGCAACCTTCCGGTGGCCGTCGAAGCCCGTGTGAACACGGCAGATTCCGCTCAAATCGACGCATGGGCCGAAAAACTGCTATCCGCCTCGTCGCTCGACGAAGTGTTCCCGCGCGAGCTCGGCTGA
- a CDS encoding protein kinase, whose amino-acid sequence MAADLAQGTMIAERFELLASAGSGGMGTVFRAKDRVTGQLVALKVSHEERSHDAATLDRFEREARLLAELRHPAIVAHVAHGKTPTGRFYLAMQWLDGEDLSARLARGPLSMADSIVLITRVAEALAEAHRQGIVHRDIKPNNLFLPSGDVSQVMLLDFGIARRASTMALTVTGAALGTPNYVAPEQLKSATDVGAAADVFSMGCVLHECLAGRPPFDAPSMPAVLSRILFDEPTALHKVRPNVPPAWSDLVLRMLAKDPSQRPRDASMLLEELHRLPSPPAETTGDLQVNQAAPATSASMTWMSAEQMLVSVVLATASQSKAPVATASDASTSKQTTAQHILRQIGARCEELADGSLLATILLRGSAGDQASAAVRAALALHENSPDARIVVVTGRSAVVHEGMATGAAVDKAVQLLDKLRAVDSAGFSGVALCDVTMGLVGHRFEAERFDGFVVVRKEGITADEHRLLLGKPTPCVGREQELFRIESVYRQCIDESIPQVLLVTAPPGVGKSRLRHEFTRRPKSEVPTILTAFGDPLVVGSPYGLLRRAILEHAGIVGAAVVDNASLDEIGARFLNELCKHVAPVDRPRVSNFLGELCDVHFSDERDPALRAARMDPKLMSEQIEHAFLDWLSAECKNAPVVLVLEDVHWGDGPTIRLVDAAMRLHDAPLFVLALARPEVHDVFPCLWSGHVHELSLRPLGKKAAERLVKDVLGDAMATPAKLSRLVERAGGNALFLEELIRAAAEGNADDVPETVMAMLQARLSRLPLEPRRVLLAGSIFGESFWMGAARTVCGFTKDKLHVERCLEQLVEEEIVDKRRTSRFPGEVEYGFRHALVRDAAYGLLLDGDRASGHRLARNWLESVGETDAMVLAEHAGLGDEKSAAIELYGRAAVQSHERNDNAETLARAQRGLALGPEGEMLGLLRALEAISLLGMAKYAESVTKGEEAIALLPPGSHWWCKAVEQMLIVVQAVPPQLVATLFETLHGVIPAPDAVSAYARAVAIVFRHVGAMNMREAWPMWQRKLDEVLAIVPEDDIYTRACIDIERFYRAFQTESDPWFAVTTAERCVAAFERVAHMQKLSLAKALLGGCYWAIGAFDDAETSIRGAIAIADQAGEMLVKLAASAWLIVLHAERGDSSAMDDIERICREFVEIDPASVFALLASGPRAIVWLSRGEFARAEEEIRVCMPIVAAVPSEYLRYCTVLLDALRGQGKHAEAAALAREGLRIAETLGFGGYAAVGFCVAAAEALHAHGDVDEARATLKKAIEGIELRASTLPPGPRREQYLSGRAENVRAMALAQAWF is encoded by the coding sequence ATGGCGGCAGACCTGGCGCAGGGGACGATGATTGCCGAAAGGTTCGAACTTCTCGCGAGTGCTGGCAGTGGGGGCATGGGCACCGTTTTTCGCGCCAAGGACCGCGTGACCGGCCAGCTCGTCGCATTGAAAGTCTCGCACGAGGAACGTTCGCACGATGCGGCCACGCTCGATCGCTTCGAACGCGAGGCTCGATTGCTCGCGGAGTTGCGACATCCCGCCATCGTCGCGCATGTCGCCCACGGAAAAACCCCCACCGGACGGTTTTACCTCGCCATGCAATGGCTCGACGGCGAAGACCTCTCGGCAAGGCTCGCTCGAGGTCCGCTTTCGATGGCCGATAGCATCGTGCTGATCACGCGTGTGGCCGAAGCTTTGGCCGAAGCTCACCGGCAAGGCATCGTGCATCGTGATATCAAACCAAACAATCTTTTTCTTCCGAGCGGCGACGTCAGCCAAGTCATGCTCCTCGATTTCGGCATTGCGCGCAGAGCATCGACCATGGCGTTGACGGTCACCGGCGCGGCGCTCGGAACACCCAATTACGTGGCACCCGAGCAGTTGAAATCCGCAACCGACGTCGGCGCGGCTGCTGACGTGTTTTCCATGGGATGCGTCCTGCACGAGTGCCTCGCTGGCAGGCCTCCATTCGACGCGCCCTCCATGCCCGCCGTCCTCTCGCGCATCCTCTTCGACGAACCCACCGCCCTTCACAAGGTGCGTCCCAATGTACCTCCCGCGTGGAGCGACCTGGTCTTGCGCATGCTCGCCAAGGATCCATCGCAGCGACCCCGCGATGCATCCATGCTGCTCGAAGAGCTGCATCGTTTGCCCTCGCCGCCGGCAGAAACGACGGGCGATTTGCAGGTGAATCAAGCCGCGCCTGCGACGTCGGCGTCGATGACCTGGATGAGTGCCGAACAAATGCTCGTGAGCGTCGTGCTTGCAACGGCCTCGCAATCGAAAGCTCCCGTGGCAACCGCGAGCGATGCTTCGACCTCGAAACAAACGACCGCGCAGCACATTCTTCGTCAAATCGGAGCGCGTTGCGAAGAGCTCGCCGATGGATCACTTCTGGCCACCATTCTGCTTCGAGGGAGCGCTGGGGATCAGGCATCGGCGGCGGTGCGCGCCGCGCTTGCGCTTCACGAAAACTCGCCCGATGCGCGCATCGTCGTCGTGACGGGCCGAAGCGCCGTCGTGCACGAAGGCATGGCCACTGGCGCTGCCGTGGACAAGGCCGTGCAACTTCTCGACAAGTTGCGTGCCGTCGATTCTGCTGGTTTTTCAGGCGTCGCCTTGTGCGATGTCACCATGGGCCTCGTGGGACATCGTTTCGAAGCCGAACGATTCGACGGGTTTGTCGTCGTTCGCAAAGAGGGCATCACCGCCGACGAACACCGGCTTCTGCTCGGTAAACCCACGCCGTGCGTCGGACGCGAGCAGGAGCTGTTCCGTATCGAGAGTGTGTATCGCCAATGCATCGACGAATCGATCCCGCAGGTGCTGCTCGTGACGGCGCCGCCGGGTGTGGGCAAGTCCCGCTTGAGGCACGAATTCACGAGGCGCCCGAAGAGCGAGGTGCCCACGATTCTCACGGCATTCGGTGATCCCTTGGTCGTGGGCTCGCCGTATGGTTTGCTTCGTCGCGCGATTCTCGAGCACGCGGGAATCGTCGGAGCAGCGGTCGTCGACAATGCGTCCCTCGATGAAATCGGAGCTCGTTTTTTGAATGAGCTTTGCAAGCATGTGGCTCCGGTCGACCGGCCGCGTGTGAGCAACTTTTTGGGCGAATTGTGCGACGTGCATTTTTCAGACGAACGCGATCCGGCGCTTCGCGCGGCGCGCATGGATCCCAAACTCATGAGCGAGCAGATCGAGCATGCGTTCTTGGATTGGCTCAGCGCCGAATGTAAAAACGCGCCGGTCGTGTTGGTCCTCGAAGACGTGCATTGGGGCGATGGGCCGACGATTCGACTGGTCGATGCTGCCATGCGGCTCCACGACGCGCCGCTCTTCGTCCTTGCGCTGGCAAGGCCCGAGGTGCACGACGTTTTCCCGTGTCTTTGGTCGGGGCATGTTCACGAGTTGTCGCTGCGGCCGCTCGGAAAAAAGGCTGCGGAACGATTGGTCAAGGACGTACTTGGCGATGCCATGGCGACGCCGGCGAAGCTTTCGCGGCTCGTGGAGCGTGCGGGTGGCAATGCGTTGTTTTTGGAGGAGCTCATTCGCGCGGCTGCGGAAGGCAATGCGGACGACGTGCCCGAGACGGTAATGGCGATGCTTCAGGCGCGGCTTTCTCGATTGCCTTTGGAACCGAGGCGCGTGCTGCTTGCGGGGAGCATATTTGGAGAATCGTTTTGGATGGGCGCGGCCCGCACGGTGTGTGGTTTTACCAAGGACAAGCTTCACGTCGAGCGGTGCCTCGAGCAGCTCGTGGAGGAGGAAATCGTAGACAAACGGCGCACGAGTCGATTTCCTGGCGAGGTCGAATATGGCTTCCGTCACGCGCTCGTGCGAGATGCGGCGTATGGGCTTCTTTTGGACGGAGATCGGGCGTCTGGGCATCGTTTGGCGCGCAATTGGCTCGAATCGGTGGGCGAGACGGACGCCATGGTCCTCGCTGAGCATGCTGGATTGGGCGACGAGAAATCGGCTGCGATCGAACTGTATGGGCGAGCGGCGGTGCAATCGCACGAGCGCAACGACAATGCGGAAACCTTGGCGCGGGCGCAGCGAGGTTTGGCATTGGGACCCGAGGGCGAGATGCTCGGGTTATTGCGCGCCCTGGAGGCGATTTCGCTTTTGGGAATGGCGAAGTATGCCGAGTCCGTCACGAAAGGCGAAGAAGCGATCGCGCTCTTGCCTCCAGGGAGTCATTGGTGGTGCAAAGCCGTCGAGCAAATGCTGATCGTGGTTCAGGCCGTACCGCCTCAATTGGTTGCGACGTTGTTCGAGACACTGCATGGCGTCATTCCCGCGCCCGATGCGGTGAGTGCCTACGCGCGCGCCGTGGCCATCGTTTTTCGGCATGTTGGAGCGATGAACATGCGTGAAGCATGGCCAATGTGGCAACGGAAGCTCGACGAGGTATTGGCGATCGTGCCCGAAGACGACATTTACACGCGGGCCTGTATCGACATCGAAAGGTTTTACCGGGCATTTCAGACGGAAAGCGATCCGTGGTTTGCGGTGACGACGGCCGAGCGTTGCGTGGCGGCATTCGAACGAGTGGCGCACATGCAGAAACTCAGCTTGGCCAAAGCGTTGCTTGGCGGGTGCTACTGGGCGATTGGCGCATTCGACGACGCGGAGACGAGCATTCGTGGTGCGATTGCCATTGCGGACCAGGCGGGCGAGATGCTCGTGAAGCTGGCTGCCTCCGCTTGGCTCATCGTGTTGCACGCGGAGCGGGGTGATTCATCTGCAATGGATGACATCGAACGAATATGCCGTGAGTTCGTCGAAATTGATCCTGCGAGCGTTTTTGCGCTTCTCGCGTCCGGGCCGCGTGCGATCGTGTGGCTTTCGCGTGGAGAATTTGCGCGTGCGGAAGAAGAAATACGCGTTTGCATGCCAATAGTAGCTGCCGTCCCTTCCGAATACCTGCGTTATTGCACCGTGCTGCTCGACGCCTTGCGCGGACAAGGAAAACACGCGGAGGCTGCGGCGCTGGCAAGGGAGGGGCTTCGCATTGCGGAGACGCTTGGATTCGGAGGTTATGCGGCCGTGGGATTCTGCGTGGCTGCTGCCGAGGCGCTTCATGCCCACGGGGACGTCGACGAAGCTCGTGCGACGCTGAAAAAGGCCATCGAGGGAATCGAATTGCGCGCCTCGACGCTCCCCCCGGGACCTCGCAGGGAGCAATACTTGTCGGGGCGCGCCGAAAACGTGCGTGCCATGGCATTGGCGCAGGCGTGGTTTTGA
- a CDS encoding response regulator codes for MTFSKFDSVLGQRDPQSQRKGPASNRPVILLVDDDAAIRASLSIMLANRYEVLLASSATDGLRALRDDVCAVILDVKMKGENGFWACDRMRDKYPLLPVIFYSAFQDVKDPYRVINEHRPFAYLTKGGDPKDLLDALELAVRLYSLVLQSKKATRSVVGEHEPMSARTSERSSK; via the coding sequence ATGACGTTCAGCAAATTCGATTCGGTACTTGGTCAAAGGGACCCCCAAAGCCAAAGGAAAGGTCCGGCTTCGAATCGGCCCGTCATCTTGCTCGTGGATGACGATGCCGCCATTCGAGCGTCTTTGTCGATTATGCTCGCCAATCGTTATGAAGTGCTCCTCGCTTCATCGGCGACGGACGGCTTGCGTGCCCTACGCGACGATGTTTGCGCCGTCATCCTGGACGTGAAGATGAAAGGAGAAAATGGGTTTTGGGCGTGTGACCGCATGCGAGACAAATACCCGCTTTTGCCTGTCATCTTTTATTCGGCATTCCAAGATGTCAAAGATCCGTATCGCGTCATCAACGAACATCGACCGTTCGCATACTTGACGAAGGGCGGAGATCCCAAGGATTTGCTCGATGCGCTCGAGCTTGCCGTGCGCCTTTATTCATTGGTTTTGCAGAGCAAAAAGGCCACGAGGTCGGTCGTCGGGGAACACGAACCGATGTCGGCTCGCACATCCGAGCGTAGCTCGAAGTGA
- a CDS encoding DUF87 domain-containing protein: protein MASTIFQFESSDVVGHVSAVDTTRVYVSVADNAMATRICVGGLVAIEGSSVHDFNIAVVERITRQLRVETRFDQEDKDGHVRQEEVQDDTISAVLIGTFRTVEGERRNVFKRGADSFPQIDRHVYLLTAGNLQRLMTLFSEDIGRAERLQLGHFVADRTAVAVADGNRFFQRHAAILGSTGSGKSWAVALILERAAALDYPNIIVLDMHGEYGPLSEAKNGRRVATRLRIAGPGDLDEPRDDVLFLPHWLLNREEMLSILLDRGDQNAPNQAARFTEHVRKLKDETLAAAGQTEARKTFTVDSPIPYSLSDLRGRLEEDNTGTKKGARDKEIKGDWNDKLTRFLARLDAKCDDRRYGFLFRAPPEAMHYDWLPKQIRRLLGSGRGTPGIKIVDFSEVPADVLPVVVGVLARLLYDVQFWMDPRARTPVTLVCDEAHLYLPVREAAETAERKALDAFEAVAKEGRKYGVSLLVVSQRPHDVSRTILSQCNNFMILRLTNDQDQNVVRRLMPDSMAGLTEVLPLMDVGEALLLGDAVLLPTRIRLDPPQTKPNSATRSFWLEWATRPPDADALAAAVETLRRQTRPT, encoded by the coding sequence ATGGCGAGCACCATATTTCAATTCGAGTCGAGCGACGTCGTCGGGCACGTTTCCGCGGTCGATACGACACGCGTGTATGTTTCCGTGGCAGACAATGCGATGGCCACGCGCATTTGCGTGGGCGGGCTCGTCGCCATCGAAGGTAGCTCGGTCCACGATTTCAACATTGCCGTGGTCGAGCGAATCACGCGGCAACTTCGCGTCGAAACCAGGTTCGACCAAGAAGACAAAGACGGTCACGTTCGCCAAGAAGAAGTGCAAGACGACACGATTTCCGCGGTGCTCATTGGAACGTTTCGCACCGTCGAGGGTGAACGGCGGAACGTGTTCAAGCGCGGGGCGGATTCGTTTCCGCAAATCGATAGGCACGTGTATTTGTTGACCGCTGGCAATTTGCAGCGGCTCATGACGCTGTTTTCGGAAGACATCGGCCGCGCCGAGCGACTCCAGCTCGGGCATTTCGTCGCGGATCGTACGGCCGTGGCGGTGGCCGATGGAAACCGGTTCTTTCAGCGGCACGCGGCCATCTTGGGAAGCACGGGTTCGGGCAAAAGCTGGGCGGTAGCGCTGATTTTGGAACGGGCCGCAGCGCTCGATTATCCCAACATCATCGTGCTCGATATGCACGGCGAATACGGGCCGCTTTCGGAAGCGAAAAACGGTCGCCGAGTCGCTACGCGTTTGCGCATTGCGGGACCGGGAGACTTGGACGAGCCTCGCGATGACGTGCTTTTTTTGCCGCATTGGCTGCTCAATCGAGAAGAAATGCTCTCGATATTGCTCGACCGAGGCGACCAGAATGCGCCCAATCAAGCGGCACGATTCACCGAGCACGTTCGCAAGCTGAAAGACGAGACGCTTGCAGCCGCCGGACAAACGGAAGCTCGGAAAACGTTCACGGTCGATTCGCCCATTCCGTATTCGCTTTCGGATTTGCGCGGGCGCCTCGAAGAAGACAACACGGGCACGAAAAAAGGCGCGCGGGACAAGGAAATCAAAGGCGATTGGAACGACAAATTGACGCGTTTCTTGGCGCGACTCGATGCCAAGTGCGACGATCGACGTTATGGTTTTTTGTTTCGAGCGCCCCCCGAAGCGATGCATTACGATTGGCTGCCGAAGCAAATTCGACGGCTGCTCGGATCGGGACGCGGAACGCCGGGAATCAAAATCGTCGACTTTTCAGAAGTCCCGGCCGATGTTTTGCCCGTGGTCGTCGGCGTATTGGCGCGGCTTTTGTACGATGTTCAATTCTGGATGGACCCTCGCGCGCGCACCCCCGTGACGCTCGTATGCGACGAGGCGCATTTGTACTTGCCCGTGCGCGAAGCGGCCGAAACCGCCGAACGCAAGGCTCTCGATGCATTCGAAGCCGTCGCGAAAGAAGGGCGCAAATACGGCGTGTCGCTGCTCGTCGTGAGCCAACGGCCGCATGACGTGAGTCGTACGATCTTGAGCCAATGCAACAATTTCATGATCTTGCGCCTCACGAACGATCAGGATCAAAACGTGGTGCGGCGATTGATGCCCGATTCCATGGCGGGTCTGACGGAAGTGCTTCCCTTGATGGATGTGGGCGAAGCATTGCTCTTGGGCGATGCGGTGCTCTTGCCGACGCGCATTCGACTGGATCCGCCGCAAACGAAGCCGAACAGCGCGACGCGGAGTTTCTGGTTGGAATGGGCAACGCGTCCGCCGGATGCGGATGCGCTCGCGGCCGCCGTGGAAACGCTCAGAAGACAAACGCGGCCCACCTGA